The following is a genomic window from Nitrospira sp..
CCGGCCATATTCCTCAATGGGAACAGCCGGACCTCGTGAATGCAACGCTCCTGTCGTTTCTCCAACCTTGAGCGTTCGACAACGGCAGGATATAATTTCCCCATTGTCTATCTTCCCCACACCACGATGGAGCGCCCGATGATACGACGCAACCTTCACGCGCTTACGATCACTGTGCTCCTGACCAGCGGACTCGCCGGTTGCGGAAGCTCCGGCCGGCTTCTGGACTCAGGATTTGCCTATAAGGATTTGCCTGTCGCCGACGGCACGGTCGCCGCCGGGGAGGGCCATTCTGTCCTCTTCAAAGGCAGCCCCTTAATGCTGTCCGGCACCGGCATCAAAGTCGGAGATCAATTGCGGGACGTGAAACTGACGGGTCGAGACCTCACCCTGGTCAATATCGCCCAGACCGCCGGATCCGGAAAGGTCCGCATCATCAGCGTCGTCCCTTCGATCGACACGAAAGTCTGCGAACAACAGACTCATCAGCTCAGCGAAAAAAACCGCGGCCTGGACAAGATGGTCGAGCTCATCACCGTGAGCATCGACACCCCCTTCGCCCAAAAGCGCTTTGCGGAAGAGGCCAAGATTCGCAACGTCACGTTTCTCTCCGACTACCGCGGCGCCGATTTCGGCAAGGCCCATGGTCTTTTCCTGCGCGAGCCTTATTTCCTAACCAGAGCCGTCATGGTCGTCGATGCACAGAATGTGATTCGCTATTTGCAAATCACTCCGGAGCTCGCTCAGCTTCCCGATCTCGACGAAGCCTTCACATTCGCCCGCACCCTGGTCACCACCGGCTAACATGGCGAACTACGATCTCCTGGTCATCGGCACCGGCCCCGCCGGGCAAAAAGCCGCCGTGCAAGCGGCCAAACTCGGCAAGAAAGTCGGCATCATCGAGCGCAACGCCGCCGTCGGCGGCGTGTGCATCAACACCGGCACCATCCCCAGCAAATCGTTCCGCGAAGCCGTCCTCTATCTATCCGGTTTTCAGCAACGCACCCTCTACGGAGCGGGCTATCGCGTGAAAGACCGGATCACGGTCGAAGATCTGGTCTTCCGGACCACCCATGTCAAAACGAATGAAATCCAGACCGTCCAGAATCAGCTGCGGCGCAACTCCATCGATATCATCTACGGCACCGCCAGCTTCATAGACCCACACCGGCTGTGCGTGCGTCAGGGCTCCGAGACCGTCGAACATACCGCCCACTTCATCGTCATCGCCGTCGGCACCACCCCGGCCAGGCCGCCCGAGATCCCGTTCGACACAACCTCCATCATCGACACCGACGGGCTCCTCGCCTTGAAACAAATTCCGCAGTCCATCGTGATCGTCGGCGGAGGCGTGATCGGCACAGAATACGCCTCGATGCTCGCCATGCTCGGCGTGCCGGTGACGCTCATCGACAAGCGGCCTCGGCTGCTCGAATTCGTGGATACGGAAATCATTGAGGAGCTGCAGCGGCAAATGAAGGAGATCGGCGTCACCCTGTATCACGAGGAAGAGGTTGTCGGCATTCAGAAGGAACCGGACGGACAGGTGACCGTGACCTTGCAAAACGCCGCCCCCCTGTCGACCAGCACCTTGATGTATGCGATCGGGCGGGTCGGAGCCACTCGCGAACTTCAGCTCGAACGCATCGGTCTCACGCCGGACAGCCGCGGACGGCTGGCCGTCAATACGCACTTTCAAACCGCTGTTCCGCATATCTACGCCGCGGGCGACGTCATCGGCTTTCCCGCGCTCGCCTCCACATCGATGCAGCAAGGCCGCCATGCCGCGTGCCATGCCTTCGGCCAGCCGGATCGGACAGACACCGCGCTCCTTCCCTATGGCATCTATTCGATCCCTGAAATTTCCATGGTAGGCCGCACCGCCGAAGACCTCACCCATGCCGGCATCCCATTTGGAGTGGGCATCGCGCGGTATCGTGAGATCGCCAGGGGGCAGATTATCGGCGATGAGACCGGCATGCTGAAGCTGCTCTTTCATCGGAAGACCAGAGAGCTTCTTGGGGTCCATATCATCGGGAACGGCGCGACCGAATTGGTCCACATCGGACAGGCCGTCATGGCCTACCATGGAAAAATCGATTACTTCATCGATACCGTCTTCAACTATCCCACTCTGGCCGAATGTTATAAAGTCGCCGCATTGAACGGCATCAATCGGCTGCCACGCCCCTGGCTGCCCATCCCGTAAGCCACCCCCCTCGCATCAGGAGCTGCCATGTCGTTTTCAAACCATCTCCGCAAGCTGGCTCAACCGATTTGGGAGGCCCAGCTGACCCATCCTTTCGTCATAGCCCTAGGAAACGGCACGCTGCCAGAGCGGAAGTTCAAATACTACATTCTGCAGGACGCTCGGTTTCTCGGCGACCTCGCGCGCCTGTTCGCCGCTGGCGCTGTCAACGCACCGGATTCAGAAAGCGCACTCCGCTTCGCGAAGCTGGCTGAAGAGACCATCGTCGTCGAACGCAGCCTCCACGAAAGCTACGGCAAACAATGGAAGATGACGGCCAGGCAAATGACCTCTGTCCCCATGGCCCCGACTAACTATGCCTATACCCGCCACATGCTCAGCGTTGCCCATACCGGATCGGCCGTGGAGATTGCCGTCGTCGCCCTCCCCTGCGCCTGGATCTACTGCGTCGTCGGCCAGCATCTTCTAAAAAATGGACCGCCCAAGAAGAACCACCCCTATCGCAACTGGCTCATGCTCTACGCCTCGCCGGAATTCGCCGAAGTCCAGCAATGGATGCGAAAGAAAGTCGATCAGTGGGCCAAGACCGCAGGAGTGGAAGAGAAGCGCCGGATGGAAGAATCCTTCCTCATCAGCTCGCGCTACGAATGGATGTTCTGGGACATGGCCTGGAATGAAGAACAGTGGCCGGTGTGAAACATTCTCCAAACGCTCGTAACAAAAGCGCTCTAGACACTGATTTCAACGCGAGTATAATGGCCCCCACTCGCATGATCAGACGATTCCTTACCATATCGGCGTTGCTGTCCTGCCTCCTGCTTTCCGGCCATGCGCTGGCGGCGGGCACCTATGAAGAAACTCTCAAGGCCCTGGCGGAGGGCGTGATTGCCGAATCCCTGAAGGCCAAGAAGGAACGGCTGGCCATTGTGGACTTCACGGACTCCAAAGGCGTCGTCACGCCGATCGGACAATTTCTAGCAGAAGAACTCGGCACCCAACTTCTCGTCGCCGGAGATGTGCAAGTGGTGGAGCACAAGCTCGTCAGCTCGACATTAAAAAAGCGGCACATTACCCTCATCGATTCGACATCTCCCAAAATACTGAAGAGCATGGCCAAGGCCATTCGGGCCGATGTGTTCGTCGTGGGATCATACATTGACTCGCCAGATGGCATTTTGGTCACGGCTAAGCTCCTCAGCCCGTCGAATGCACAGGCCATTGGGGCTGCCCGCGGCACCCTCCCAAAAATCGGACCGCTGGCCGAAATGGTCAAAGACGCCAATGCGCCCCCGGTCGTGAAGGCGGAGCCTCCGAAAGGACCGGTGACCCCGGAGGGATTGGGGTTCCATCGAAACGAATACTATGAGTTGGTGGTGCGAACGATGAGCCGGCAAGACAATCAAATCCGCATGGATCTGACGATTGAAAACCGGTCGCCACGCGATGTAAAACTGCTCTGCCTTTTACAGGATACGCTGCTGAAAGACGAACGAGGCGGACAATGGCTGCAAAGTGTGGAAGGCAATCGCGAAAGCCTCTGCACCAGAGGCATGGAACTCTCGCCGCGCGAGAAAGATCGGGCCGTGCTAACCTTTTCGGCGCCGGCCGATCAGCCAGCGGCCTCACAATTCACGTTCGCCTTTCATGAGAAATCCCCGCGGCGCGATGCCGCATTTGTAATCGAAGGTCTGACGATTGAACCATCGACCGTAGCGCCCACCACCACAGTGACTCCTTAACGAATCGGAACACCCATGGCTTCTCGCACCGTACCTCAAGTTCTCACCATCGCCGGCTCCGACTCCGGCGGCGGCGCCGGCATTCAGGCGGACCTCAAGTCGATGTCGGCCAACGGCACCTTCGCCATGTCGGTGATCACCGCCGTGACGGCGCAGAATACGGAAGACGTAACCGATGTGTTCGAGTTGCCAACCTCCATCATTGCCGCACAGCTCGATGCCGTCTTCGACGACTTCGACGTCTCCGCCGTCAAAACTGGCATGCTGTCTTCCACACCGGTTGTTGAGCTTGTGGCAAAAATACTCACCATCCAAAAAGCGGCGAATCTGGTCGTTGACCCAGTGATGGTTTCTAAATCAGGGCGGGCGCTGTTGAAACCGGATGCGATTGAGGCGCTGAAGAAACTGCTGTTCCCCCTGGCCCTCGTCGTCACGCCAAACATTCATGAAGCTCAGCAGCTCTCCGGCCTGGCCATCGGCAACTTGGCCGATGCGAAGCGCGCGGCGAAAATCATCCACGGCTTCGGCCCCAAGTATGTCCTCATCAAGGGCGGCCATCTGCTGACCGAGCGTGCCACCGACCTGCTCTACGACGGCCGGTTCTTCAATATCTATAAGGGTGAGTTCATCGATACGCCGCATACGCACGGTACAGGCTGCACCTTCGCTTCAGCCCTCGCAGCCCAGCTGGCCCGCGGCAAGGCAGTAACAGACGCCGTACAGGCTGCCAAGGCCTACCTCACAGAGACAATCCGCCATAGCCTTGCCATTGGGCATGGCACCGGCCCGACCAATCATTTTTACTTTCTCGAAGCATAGGGAGCGGCAATGTCTCGACTGCCTGGACGGCCGCTCACTTTCCTTCTGACCGGATTCTCATGGCTCATGCTGGCGTCGCTCGTTGGGCTCGCGATCCTGGTCGGCCTGGTGCGAGGCACGCCGCTACCTCACTGGATCCGCCATGCCCATGTGCATGCGGCCCTCGTGGGCGGCGTGGCGCAAATGATTCTAGGTGCGGCGCTCATCTTTATCTCGCCACTCCTCCTGACCGGCCGCACCCAGCGCGAGTCGCATCCGCTCCTATTTTTGACGATCAACGGCAGCGCGATCGGCATGGTCGTGGGATTCGGACTCCATAACTATCCGATGATCGGCATCAGCGGACTCTTTGTCGTGGCATCGTTTCTCTGGATTGCGCGCGACACCTGGCTGCAAGCCAGGCAAAGCCTCAACGCCCCTCCGCTGAACCTCTGGTATTACGCGCTGGCTGTGCTGGCGCTCTTCGGCGGGTTGGCCTGCGGAGAAGCCATGGCCTTCGCCTGGGCGCCAGAATCGTTCGGCTATATTCGACTCGCCCATATTCACCTCAATCTGCTCGGCTTTATTACTCTGGCCATCGTCGGCACGATGCATAATCTGCTGCCGACGGTGTTGAACGCGCCGCTCTACAGCCCCCGGCTCGCCCGCATCGTCATGTGGCTGTTCCCGCTGGGGCTCGTGGTGCTGATCGCAGGATTCATGAATTCCTCCGTGGCGACCGAGATCGCCGGAGGATGTCTGCTGCTGCTCAGTGCGCTCCTCTATGCTTTGAATCTGTTCACCACCTGGCTGCGCTCGAACCATCACGGCACTGCGGCATCGGATCACCTCCTGGTCGCGACGTTTTTCCTGGTGATCACACTAGTGCTCGGCATACTCGTCGCCGCCAACAACCTCGGCGCCACGCCTATCATGCCCTTTGGGTCACTACATCTTGTGGCCTATACGCACATGGCACTGATCGGATTTATTTTGCAAACAATCGTCGGCGCGCTCTCTCACCTCGTTCCAGTCACGCTTGCGGTGCGCCGTGCGCCAAGTCCAAAGAAGCGAGGCCCCTACCTCGAATATGTAACGGGTGTCCTCAATCGCTGGAG
Proteins encoded in this region:
- a CDS encoding Thiol peroxidase, Tpx-type (MaGe:77308862) — encoded protein: MIRRNLHALTITVLLTSGLAGCGSSGRLLDSGFAYKDLPVADGTVAAGEGHSVLFKGSPLMLSGTGIKVGDQLRDVKLTGRDLTLVNIAQTAGSGKVRIISVVPSIDTKVCEQQTHQLSEKNRGLDKMVELITVSIDTPFAQKRFAEEAKIRNVTFLSDYRGADFGKAHGLFLREPYFLTRAVMVVDAQNVIRYLQITPELAQLPDLDEAFTFARTLVTTG
- a CDS encoding putative soluble pyridine nucleotide transhydrogenase (Evidence 3 : Putative function from multiple computational evidences; MaGe:77308863) encodes the protein MANYDLLVIGTGPAGQKAAVQAAKLGKKVGIIERNAAVGGVCINTGTIPSKSFREAVLYLSGFQQRTLYGAGYRVKDRITVEDLVFRTTHVKTNEIQTVQNQLRRNSIDIIYGTASFIDPHRLCVRQGSETVEHTAHFIVIAVGTTPARPPEIPFDTTSIIDTDGLLALKQIPQSIVIVGGGVIGTEYASMLAMLGVPVTLIDKRPRLLEFVDTEIIEELQRQMKEIGVTLYHEEEVVGIQKEPDGQVTVTLQNAAPLSTSTLMYAIGRVGATRELQLERIGLTPDSRGRLAVNTHFQTAVPHIYAAGDVIGFPALASTSMQQGRHAACHAFGQPDRTDTALLPYGIYSIPEISMVGRTAEDLTHAGIPFGVGIARYREIARGQIIGDETGMLKLLFHRKTRELLGVHIIGNGATELVHIGQAVMAYHGKIDYFIDTVFNYPTLAECYKVAALNGINRLPRPWLPIP
- a CDS encoding Aminopyrimidine aminohydrolase (MaGe:77308864); the encoded protein is MSFSNHLRKLAQPIWEAQLTHPFVIALGNGTLPERKFKYYILQDARFLGDLARLFAAGAVNAPDSESALRFAKLAEETIVVERSLHESYGKQWKMTARQMTSVPMAPTNYAYTRHMLSVAHTGSAVEIAVVALPCAWIYCVVGQHLLKNGPPKKNHPYRNWLMLYASPEFAEVQQWMRKKVDQWAKTAGVEEKRRMEESFLISSRYEWMFWDMAWNEEQWPV
- a CDS encoding FlgO domain-containing protein (MaGe:77308865), which gives rise to MAPTRMIRRFLTISALLSCLLLSGHALAAGTYEETLKALAEGVIAESLKAKKERLAIVDFTDSKGVVTPIGQFLAEELGTQLLVAGDVQVVEHKLVSSTLKKRHITLIDSTSPKILKSMAKAIRADVFVVGSYIDSPDGILVTAKLLSPSNAQAIGAARGTLPKIGPLAEMVKDANAPPVVKAEPPKGPVTPEGLGFHRNEYYELVVRTMSRQDNQIRMDLTIENRSPRDVKLLCLLQDTLLKDERGGQWLQSVEGNRESLCTRGMELSPREKDRAVLTFSAPADQPAASQFTFAFHEKSPRRDAAFVIEGLTIEPSTVAPTTTVTP
- a CDS encoding Cbb3-type cytochrome c oxidase subunit I (MaGe:77308867) — encoded protein: MSRLPGRPLTFLLTGFSWLMLASLVGLAILVGLVRGTPLPHWIRHAHVHAALVGGVAQMILGAALIFISPLLLTGRTQRESHPLLFLTINGSAIGMVVGFGLHNYPMIGISGLFVVASFLWIARDTWLQARQSLNAPPLNLWYYALAVLALFGGLACGEAMAFAWAPESFGYIRLAHIHLNLLGFITLAIVGTMHNLLPTVLNAPLYSPRLARIVMWLFPLGLVVLIAGFMNSSVATEIAGGCLLLLSALLYALNLFTTWLRSNHHGTAASDHLLVATFFLVITLVLGILVAANNLGATPIMPFGSLHLVAYTHMALIGFILQTIVGALSHLVPVTLAVRRAPSPKKRGPYLEYVTGVLNRWRTVQVASLSMGTMGLALLASLTWNVPLSSPYVQSAMWTSCGLLLTGLTVFSVKLVTVLLAEPEQTIDS